A window of the Arachis duranensis cultivar V14167 chromosome 5, aradu.V14167.gnm2.J7QH, whole genome shotgun sequence genome harbors these coding sequences:
- the LOC107488681 gene encoding uncharacterized protein LOC107488681, with amino-acid sequence MAALAEVPWLDDDVIPPPPDADDREITIPWGGWVHEKPPARRRSRARAVVGTPSPSASTAAPSSSTAAAPSSSTAPPSVPEPTYLLVQCLFRFLERERLHVRRRLDRMDQALISLGAELPPLPDSPASDELDHQEEDAEAPTQQDAPPVASDTTEPPQSHEEPVPPPQTDSAPTVVPSTDPPV; translated from the coding sequence atggcggcCCTAGCTGAGGTCCCCTGGCTGGACGATGATGTGATACCACCACCCCCTGATGCAGATGACAGGGAGATTACTATTccttggggtggttgggtgcacgagaagcccccTGCTAGACGCCGTTCTAGGGCTAGAGCAGTAGTGGGAACACCTTCACCATCAGCCTCTACAGCAGCCCCATCCTCTTCTACAGCCGCAGCTCCATCTTCATCTACAGCTCCACCTTCAGTCCCTGAGCCTACTTACCTACTGGTCCAGTGTCTATTCCGGTTTTTAGAGCGAGAGAGACTCCATGTCAGACGCCGATTAGATCGGATGGACCAGGCGCTTATTTCTCTGGGTGCTGAGTTACCTCCGCTTCCCGACTCTCCGGCCTCCGATGAGCtggatcatcaggaggaggatgcGGAGGCACCGACTCAGCAGGATGCACCTCCAGTTGCTTCTGACACCACCGAGCCACCACAGTCCCATGAGGAGCCCGTCCCACCGCCTCAGACAGATTCAGCACCTACCGTTGTACCTTccactgatcctccggtttag
- the LOC107488680 gene encoding uncharacterized protein LOC107488680 — protein sequence MGSYWDRTEYLLEIIENRKTTTSKDKGKRVQEVDNGTTQSYKMRFLKPIIRPSMFKLSLPITPDELPNCTPYLDLVVPDGRNNPCRCFWTQLQSGKIALTRGWEKFYHMYKINLDSMLYFTHKGNSTFQVRIFDFGGIENSYQLRDPEEPPYVRTGNYEIAKCINIPPSASARAVAAKVKSKWPFFVMHLTARMLSSRLLPNVPHLSHFTGQRHPIILTHGHIQVEATYTRYSGKRDGSFGVISGGWENFASLCNFKPGGVGVFEVISKEPVTIIQIKGYRLNRMLTSGEDGGCRGHAWQSSTSLPANFVDGGAG from the exons ATGGGGAGTTATTGGGATAGAACAGAATATTTGTTGGAGATTATCGAAAACCGCAAG ACGACGACTTCGAAGGACAAGGGTAAGAGAGTCCAAGAGGTTGATAACGGTACGACACAGAGCTACAAGATGAGGTTTCTGAAGCCAATAATAAGGCCTTCAATGTTCAAACTG TCATTACCTATAACTCCTGATGAGCTACCAAACTGTACCCCCTACCTAGACCTGGTTGTGCCTGACGGAAGGAATAACCCCTGTCGGTGCTTCTGGACGCAACTCCAAAGTGGCAAAATTGCATTGACTCGAGGCTGGGAGAAGTTCTATCATATGTACAAAATCAATCTGGACTCCATGCTATATTTCACACACAAAGGAAACTCCACTTTCCAAGTCAGGATTTTTGATTTTGGTGGAATTGAGAACTCGTACCAACTCCGTGATCCTGAAGAACCACCATATGTAAGGACTGGTAATTATGAAATTGCAAAGTGTATCAACATCCCTCCTTCAGCCAGTGCTAGAGCGGTTGCCGCAAAGGTCAAAAGCAAGTGGCCTTTTTTTGTGATGCACCTAACTGCTCGCATGCTGTCGTCGCGATTGTTG CCGAACGTCCCTCATCTCAGTCACTTCACTGGTCAGAGGCACCCTATCATCCTCACACATGGCCACATACAGGTCGAAGCTACATATACAAGGTACAGTGGAAAAAGGGATGGTAGCTTCGGCGTTATTTCTGGAGGATGGGAGAATTTTGCTTCATTGTGCAATTTCAAGCCAGGTGGTGTGGGGGTCTTCGAGGTGATATCAAAGGAGCCAGTGACGATCATCCAG ATTAAAGGATACAGATTGAATAGGATGTTGACAAGTGGCGAGGATGGTGGATGCAGGGGACATGCTTGGCAGAGCTCTACAAGCTTGCCTGCCAATTTTGTTGATGGGGGAGCCGGCTGA
- the LOC107488679 gene encoding uncharacterized protein LOC107488679: MDTRRKPSTMAIECLEMFHGIDRTAFRMLTQVLHREVKQSLMVMAFLLSMETMGLKGIVQTAIQNESWFMNSLAEECVICLQCLLSQEFSGVVEKSSKLETLGHVLKTELTLYQVHRMRSVLLTLIPDTLLNICSRILGDITMDAVWLEYQRNPKELLGFNTQDQCISVAPEALSRHNNGRGLHMQQGGRQTEQDKGNQKYACKELDDAERPKTLTICFGRESMPTADGIAEFFCNLFGHVVQRVTVMPRRDKDSGDFAFVLFNDASIPCIIMGDKNVVHHTIQGMKSWIRWWTGTHYRCVN; this comes from the coding sequence ATGGATACTAGAAGGAAGCCCTCAACCATGGCAATCGAATGTTTGGAAATGTTCCATGGAATCGATCGAACTGCATTCAGGATGCTGACGCAAGTCCTTCACCGTGAAGTTAAACAGTCCCTGATGGTCATGGCATTTCTACTGTCAATGGAGACCATGGGACTGAAAGGTATTGTGCAAACAGCCATACAAAATGAAAGCTGGTTCATGAATAGTCTTGCCGAAGAATGTGTCATCTGTTTGCAATGCCTACTATCTCAGGAGTTCTCTGGGGTTGTGGAGAAATCCAGCAAACTCGAAACCCTCGGACACGTGCTGAAAACTGAGCTCACCTTATACCAGGTTCATAGGATGAGATCCGTCCTCCTAACGCTAATTCCCGATACCCTATTAAACATTTGCTCTAGAATTCTAGGCGACATAACAATGGATGCCGTGTGGTTGGAGTATCAGAGGAATCCTAAAGAACTATTGGGTTTCAACACACAGGACCAGTGCATATCGGTTGCACCAGAGGCATTGAGTAGACATAACAATGGCCGAGGATTGCATATGCAACAAGGAGGAAGGCAAACTGAGCAAGATAAGGGAAATCAGAAGTATGCCTGCAAGGAGCTGGATGACGCAGAACGTCCAAAGACACTAACCATATGCTTCGGTCGAGAGTCCATGCCCACTGCAGATGGCATTGCTGAGTTTTTCTGCAACTTGTTTGGTCATGTGGTTCAAAGGGTGACAGTCATGCCTCGGAGGGACAAAGACTCGGGTGATTTTGCTTTCGTTCTTTTCAACGACGCATCAATCCCGTGCATTATCATGGGGGATAAAAATGTCGTTCATCATACCATACAAGGAATGAAAAGTTGGATCAGATGGTGGACAGGAACACATTATCGCTGTGTGAATTAG